A stretch of Paracoccus sp. MA DNA encodes these proteins:
- a CDS encoding nitronate monooxygenase family protein yields MLPPILAHLRIPVVASPMFIVSGPDLVIAQCKAGIVGSFPALNAREKDGEPPLLDAWLTRIAEELDRHNQANPDRPAAPFAVNQIVHRSNARLQRDIEICHRHKVPIWITSLGARPEVNAAAHDCGGIALHDVINNSFARKAIEKGADGLIAVAAGAGGHAGPQSPFALVQEIRAWFDGPLLLSGAIATGRAVLAAQAMGADLAYVGSPFIATEEANAPADYKRMIVDSGAEDVVTSSLFTGVSGNYLAPSIRAAGLDPENLATADATAMDFDKATSGGKPKAWSQIWGSGQGIGVVKSVTPAAELIDRLATEYAAARRRLCAD; encoded by the coding sequence ATGCTGCCGCCCATCCTTGCCCACCTGCGCATTCCCGTCGTCGCCTCGCCGATGTTCATCGTCTCGGGGCCCGATCTGGTGATCGCGCAATGCAAGGCCGGCATCGTCGGCAGCTTCCCGGCGCTGAACGCCCGCGAAAAGGATGGCGAGCCGCCGCTGCTCGACGCCTGGCTGACCCGCATCGCCGAGGAACTCGACCGCCACAACCAGGCCAATCCCGATCGCCCGGCCGCACCCTTCGCGGTGAACCAGATCGTGCACCGCTCGAACGCCCGGCTGCAGCGCGATATCGAGATCTGCCACCGCCACAAGGTGCCGATCTGGATCACCAGCCTGGGCGCCCGGCCCGAAGTGAACGCGGCCGCGCATGACTGCGGCGGCATCGCCCTGCATGACGTGATAAACAACAGCTTCGCCCGCAAGGCGATCGAAAAGGGCGCCGACGGGCTGATCGCGGTCGCGGCGGGCGCCGGCGGTCATGCCGGCCCGCAATCGCCCTTTGCCCTGGTCCAGGAAATCCGCGCCTGGTTCGACGGCCCGCTGCTGCTCTCCGGCGCCATCGCCACCGGCCGGGCGGTGCTGGCGGCGCAGGCCATGGGCGCGGACCTGGCCTATGTCGGCAGCCCCTTCATCGCCACCGAGGAAGCCAACGCTCCCGCCGACTACAAGCGCATGATCGTGGATTCCGGGGCCGAGGACGTGGTCACCTCCTCGCTCTTCACCGGCGTCTCGGGCAATTACCTCGCGCCCTCGATCCGCGCGGCCGGGCTCGACCCGGAAAACCTCGCGACGGCCGATGCCACGGCGATGGATTTCGACAAGGCCACCTCGGGCGGCAAACCCAAGGCCTGGAGCCAGATCTGGGGCTCGGGCCAGGGCATCGGCGTGGTCAAATCCGTGACCCCGGCCGCCGAACTGATCGACCGCCTGGCCACGGAATACGCCGCCGCCCGCCGCCGCCTCTGCGCCGACTGA
- a CDS encoding aldo/keto reductase: MNSMTLGNSQVRVSGVCLGTMTFGNQTPAAEAHAQMDRALAAGIGFFDTAEMYPVNPVRRETVGRSEEIIGDWLAARGGRDRVQIATKVTGPSGTVRAEGYDGAILRRTVDASLKRLRTDHIDLYQLHWPLRGSYAFRQNWRYDPSQQDRAATLAHMADVLEAAADLHRAGKIRAFGLSNESAWGTARWIDTAERLGAPRVAAIQNEYSLLYRAYDTDLAELAVNEGVTLLAYSPLAAGLLTGKYQDGGNPPGSRAAVDVETGGLGNLGGRRTDRAIAAVAAWLKLAAELGLDPVHMAIAFTRQRPFPSIPIIGATDAAQLDHLLAGLDLVLSDEALRRIDQLHRAHPMPY; this comes from the coding sequence ATGAACAGCATGACGCTCGGCAACAGCCAGGTTCGGGTCAGCGGGGTCTGCCTGGGCACGATGACCTTCGGCAACCAGACCCCGGCGGCCGAGGCCCATGCCCAGATGGACCGGGCGCTGGCCGCCGGGATCGGCTTCTTCGACACGGCCGAGATGTATCCGGTGAACCCGGTCCGGCGCGAGACCGTCGGCCGAAGCGAGGAGATCATCGGCGATTGGCTGGCCGCGCGCGGTGGCCGCGACCGCGTGCAGATCGCCACCAAGGTGACCGGCCCCAGCGGCACCGTCCGGGCCGAGGGCTATGACGGCGCCATCCTGCGCCGGACCGTCGACGCCTCGCTGAAACGGCTCAGGACCGATCATATCGACCTCTATCAGCTGCACTGGCCGCTGCGCGGCAGCTACGCCTTTCGCCAGAACTGGCGCTACGACCCCTCGCAGCAGGACCGTGCCGCGACGCTGGCGCATATGGCGGATGTGCTGGAAGCGGCGGCCGATCTGCACCGGGCCGGCAAGATCCGCGCCTTCGGCCTGTCGAACGAATCCGCCTGGGGCACGGCGCGCTGGATCGACACGGCCGAGCGGCTGGGCGCGCCCCGCGTCGCGGCGATCCAGAATGAATATTCCCTGCTCTACCGCGCCTACGACACCGACCTGGCCGAGCTTGCGGTGAATGAGGGGGTGACGCTGCTTGCCTATTCGCCGCTGGCGGCGGGGCTCTTGACCGGCAAATACCAGGACGGCGGCAACCCGCCGGGCAGCCGGGCGGCGGTCGATGTCGAAACCGGCGGCCTGGGCAACCTGGGCGGCCGCCGCACCGACCGCGCCATCGCCGCCGTCGCGGCCTGGCTGAAGCTGGCGGCCGAGCTGGGGCTGGACCCGGTCCACATGGCCATCGCCTTCACCCGGCAGCGGCCGTTCCCGTCGATCCCGATCATCGGCGCCACCGATGCAGCGCAGCTCGACCACCTGCTCGCCGGCCTGGACCTGGTGCTGTCCGACGAGGCGCTGCGGCGCATCGACCAGCTGCACCGCGCCCATCCCATGCCCTATTAG